GTCCGGCGCCGAGGGCGATCAGGGGCGCACCGACCTCGAACGTGATGCCGGTGGACGCCGTGAGCATGCGGATGGCGAACGGGAAGGCCGGCAGGAACGCCCACGCGTTCTGCGTCACGTGGCCGGCCGCGTCCGTCGGCAGCGTCGTCGGGTAGCCGTGCAGCGAGATCTGCTGGTAGTACTGCCCGTCCCACGCCGTCAGGAAGGTCAGGAACCCGTGGTCGTTGCCCCAGATCGCGTTGGCGGGGAGCGCACGACCGATCAGCGGGTACGCCAGCGCCAGCCAGAACGTCGACACGACGCGCCCGCCGAACCACACCAGGAGCACGGCGGACCAGGCCGGCAGGCTGGTCGCGAGGTCGGTGAACCGCCGTCGGCCGGTCGCGAGCGATCCGGAGAGCGTCGATTCGGGCGGCACGGGTCGAGGGTAGTCGTCCGCTCCCTGGGAGACCCAGCCGGGAGGCCCGCCCTGCGTTGTGCAGGACGGAAAGCGGCCGTCAGGTGGCCGGGCCGCGGAGCGCGCCGCCGCCTACGGTGGACGGAACGATCCAACCGACAGGAGCACCATGCCGAAGACCGCCGTCGTCACCGACAACGCGCCGAAGCCCGCCGGACCCTACAGCCAGGGCATCGTCGCGAACGGCTTCCTCTACACCGCCGGGTTCGGCCCGCAGGACCCCGCGACCGGTGCGATGGCCGACGACGTCGCCGGACAGACCGCGCAGGTGCTCGCGAACGTCGCGGCGGTCCTCGCCGAGCACGGGGCCACCCTCGACGACGTCGTGAAGTCGACCGTGCACCTCGAGCACTCCGACCGCGACTTCGCGGCGTTCAACGAGGAGTACGCGAAGCACTTCACGCAGCCGTACCCGGTCCGCACGACGGTCCAGTCGCACCTCGCGGGCATCCTCGTCGAGATCGACGTCGTGGCGGTCCTGCCCTCCGCCTGAGCGGGTCCTCACCCGGCACGTGGCGTACCGCGCGCCACGCGCCGGGTCGCCGCTGTCAGGACGCGGTCGTCCGGGCGGGATGACGGAACGGCGTCCGTCGCAGTCCCGCGCCCGGGGTCGCCCCCGTGAGCGCGCCGTCCCGGAGCACGGGGACGCCCGCGACGAGGACGTCGTCGATGCCCTCGGCGAGCAGCATCGGCTCGGCGTACGTCGACCGCGCAGCGACCCGCTCGGGGTCCACGACCACGAGGTCAGCGGTCCAGCCCGGCGCGACGGCACCGCGGCGGTCCAACTGGAAGAGCTCTGCGGGCAGCGTCGACAGGTGCTCCTGGACCTCCCACCACGAGAGCAGGCCGGTCCGGGCGTACTCGCCGAGGTACCGGGCGAACGTGCCGTACGCCCGCGGGTGCGGGTGCGTCCCGACGAAGATGCCGTCCGAGCCGCCGGTGTGGCCGCCGTACCGGTACAGCTCCGCCAGCTCGGTCGACGTCCGCGGGCGGGGTACCCGCATCACGACGGTCACCTGCAGCTCCGAGTCGACGAGCACGTCGAGCGCGAGGTCGACCGGGTCGGTCCCGGTGGCCTCCGCCGCGTCCGCGAGGGTCCGGCCCTGCAGCGCGTGGAACTCGGCGGCCGGCACGTGCGACAGGGTGATCTGCTCCGCCCAGTCCGAGCCGAGGTCCGCGCGTCCGAGCACCCGGTCGAGCACCGCGCCCCGGACCCGCGCACGACCGCCGTCGGCCGCCAGCGCCCGGGCGAGGTCGTCGGTGCCCGGGCGGGCGAGCTCCGCGGGCAGGAGCAGCATCGACAGGATCGTGCAGCCGCGCGAGTAGGGGTAGGCGTCGAACGACAGGGACACCCCGTTCGCTGCGGCCCGGTCGAGTTCGTCGAGGGCGAGCCGGACGGGGGCGTGCAGGTGCGACACGTGTGCGGAGCCGCCGACCGCGCGGCAGATGCGGACGATCTCGTCGATGCCCGCGGCGACGTTCGACTCGTAGCCACCGCGCATGTGCGTCACGTAGCGGCCCCGGACGGCGGCGGACTCGGCTACGAGGGCGGCGATCTCCTCGGTCGAGGCGTGCAGGCCGGGGACGTAGTCGAGCCCGGTCGCGAGGCCCACCGCCCCGTCCGCCGTTCCCTGTCGCACGAGCGCGCGCATGGCGTCGAGCTGCTCGTCGTCGGCGGGGCCGTCGTCGTCGCCCATCACCTCGTACCGGACGGTCCCGGCGGGCACGAGCGTCGCGACGTTGAGCGGCGTCGTACCGTCGTAGGTGGCGAGCAGCCCGGCGATCCCGTCGCCGCGGTAGGTCGGGTGCGGGCCGTCGATCGAGGCGAAGTACCGGGCCGCGTACGAGCCGTCGCCCGGTGCCGGCCCGACGCCGTCCTGCCCGGTGACGATCGTCGTGACGCCCTGGCGCAGGAGCGCGAGCTGCACGCGCTCGTCGAACACGAGGGACCCCGCGTGCGAGTGCGCGTCGACGAAGCCCGGCATGACGACCCGGTCGGAGCAGTCGATCACCGCTGCGTCGGCGGGGACACGGAGCCGTTCGCCGACCTCGGTGACCCGGCCGTCCGCGACGAGGACGTCCCGGCGGTGGAACCGGCCGTCGTCGCCGACGATCGACCCGCCGGCGAGGAACACCGGCGCCGTCATCGCGCCAGCGCCGCGACGAGCCGTTCCGCGCGTGTGCGGAGGCCGTCGAGGTCACCGTCCCGCAGGGCGTCGCCGACGAGCGGCGAGCCGAGGCCGACCGCGACCGCACCCGCCGCGAGGTAGTCGGCCGCGTCGTCCACGCCGATGCCGCCGGTGGGGATCACGTCGACGAAGTCGAGCGGTGCGAGCACCTGCTTCAGGAACGCCGGCCCGCCGAGCTGCGCGGCCGGGAAGACCTTGACCGCCCGGGCTCCGCGCCGCCACGCCGTGACGATCTCCGTCGGGGTCGCCGCACCCGGGTACCAGCCGAGGCCCCGCTCGTGGGCGCGCTCGCCGATGGCGGGATCGGTGTGCGGGCTGACCGCGAAGGT
This is a stretch of genomic DNA from Curtobacterium sp. 458. It encodes these proteins:
- a CDS encoding Rid family hydrolase is translated as MPKTAVVTDNAPKPAGPYSQGIVANGFLYTAGFGPQDPATGAMADDVAGQTAQVLANVAAVLAEHGATLDDVVKSTVHLEHSDRDFAAFNEEYAKHFTQPYPVRTTVQSHLAGILVEIDVVAVLPSA
- a CDS encoding amidohydrolase family protein; this encodes MTAPVFLAGGSIVGDDGRFHRRDVLVADGRVTEVGERLRVPADAAVIDCSDRVVMPGFVDAHSHAGSLVFDERVQLALLRQGVTTIVTGQDGVGPAPGDGSYAARYFASIDGPHPTYRGDGIAGLLATYDGTTPLNVATLVPAGTVRYEVMGDDDGPADDEQLDAMRALVRQGTADGAVGLATGLDYVPGLHASTEEIAALVAESAAVRGRYVTHMRGGYESNVAAGIDEIVRICRAVGGSAHVSHLHAPVRLALDELDRAAANGVSLSFDAYPYSRGCTILSMLLLPAELARPGTDDLARALAADGGRARVRGAVLDRVLGRADLGSDWAEQITLSHVPAAEFHALQGRTLADAAEATGTDPVDLALDVLVDSELQVTVVMRVPRPRTSTELAELYRYGGHTGGSDGIFVGTHPHPRAYGTFARYLGEYARTGLLSWWEVQEHLSTLPAELFQLDRRGAVAPGWTADLVVVDPERVAARSTYAEPMLLAEGIDDVLVAGVPVLRDGALTGATPGAGLRRTPFRHPARTTAS
- a CDS encoding bifunctional 4-hydroxy-2-oxoglutarate aldolase/2-dehydro-3-deoxy-phosphogluconate aldolase, coding for MTDTAAPTTTARHRHDAGPAVAVLRGGTGEHVEDVIRVLVESGVRAIELTTNTPRWQDGIAWAVDRYGSAAAVGVGTVIEPRQLDEAAALGATFAVSPHTDPAIGERAHERGLGWYPGAATPTEIVTAWRRGARAVKVFPAAQLGGPAFLKQVLAPLDFVDVIPTGGIGVDDAADYLAAGAVAVGLGSPLVGDALRDGDLDGLRTRAERLVAALAR